A single Phragmites australis chromosome 4, lpPhrAust1.1, whole genome shotgun sequence DNA region contains:
- the LOC133915472 gene encoding stem-specific protein TSJT1-like yields MLAVFDPTVAKCPEGLRSPPVAGAAAGGVGALMKGFSGAHEGAVTVSLGPAGALAYSGANQNPLVPRLFGAVNDIFCLFQGNIENIANLKQHYGLSKTANEVTILIEAYRTLRDRGPVPASQVVRDLSGKFAFILYDTLSKSTFVAADADGSIPFFWGVDSEDHLVFSDDSGLLKTGCGNSFAPFPKGCFYTTSGGLQSFEHPMHELKAVPRVDSQGQMCGSTFKVDSEAKKKQDASIPRVGSAANWSNQF; encoded by the exons ATGCTGGCGGTGTTCGATCCGACGGTGGCCAAGTGCCCGGAGGGCCTCCGTAGCCCGCCGGTCGCTGGCGCGGCCGCCGGTGGCGTTGGCGCACTGATGAAGGGCTTCTCCGGCGCTCACGAGGGCGCCGTCACCGTCAGCCTGGGCCCCGCCGGCGCGCTGGCCTACTCGGGGGCCAACCAGAACCCCCTCGTCCCCAG GTTGTTTGGTGCTGTGAATGACATCTTTTGCCTGTTCCAAGGGAACATTGAGAACATTGCCAACCTGAAGCAGCACTACGGCCTGAGCAAGACTGCGAATGAGGTGACCATCCTCATCGAGGCCTACAGAACCCTGAGGGACAGGGGCCCCGTCCCAGCCAGCCAGGTCGTGAGAGATCTCAGTGGAAAGTTCGCGTTCATCCTGTACGACACCCTGTCGAAATCCACCTTCGTTGCTGCT GACGCTGATGGCAGCATCCCCTTCTTCTGGGGTGTCGACTCCGAGGACCACCTCGTGTTCTCTGATGACTCTGGGCTCCTCAAGACCGGCTGCGGCAACTCGTTCGCGCCATTCCCCAAGG GTTGCTTCTACACCACCTCTGGCGGGCTGCAGAGCTTCGAGCACCCGATGCACGAGCTCAAGGCGGTGCCGCGCGTCGACAGCCAGGGCCAGATGTGCGGCTCGACCTTCAAGGTCGACAGCGAGGCCAAGAAGAAGCAGGACGCTAGCATCCCGCGCGTCGGCAGCGCCGCCAACTGGTCCAACCAGTTCTGA
- the LOC133915471 gene encoding uncharacterized protein LOC133915471, whose translation MAPDSSDPDAEDLPVRRSDAADVAGNVWDLAALSPPPSGGREIYIYRNTYNLVPRSFGGGGLRSLKFFGNDVEVLPPEAGELDGLESLQVKVSAPRVSAAPLRRMRALKELELCMVPPRPSSCSILAEVAGLRCLTKLTICHFSIRYLPPEIGSLRNLQELDLSFNKLKNLPNCVTELSALKFLKVTNNKLVDLPSGISSLRYLESLDLSNNRLTSLGSIKLVSMLTLRYLNLKFNRLSHSYVIPSWICCDLRANGENATKGGKLLCSGVASMNILAESRTAIRTCDSALSYSHEEASPNLKHYAPLKMKKGWKRQDCPQQRARQERLDSSRSKLNEKCIDEMAVNMAEDECPFSLHDVENKSEIKRFDEEISVQDTLKETSSISEDVSSIVDDDLDGLIKDSGMMLQDHYDEEKPGINMRNYHDNNSCISRDPTCFSRGSVHSVENELEDTASSAHNVDETGRESPQETSKFTPKSKRHPDMDSNPKPSKCPRPIDECSKLSYKYSVESFCSIDDHLPDGFYDAGRDMPFMSLEEYERSLGLYAREVILLDREQDEELDAIASSAQLLLSSLKRPSSFETDEDAGHDLLRASVLALFVSDCFGGCDRSASLGRTRRAIISLRKEQPFICTCSAGSICDSSEASRQTNTLSGQFDFTGLCDRSIHIIKERRNSGIVPIGALRFGVCRHRAVLMKYLCDRADPPIPCELVRGHLDYTPHAWNVVPVRNGNGWVRMIVDACYPTNIKEETDPEYFCRYVPLSRLHITLDDDGYTPRCSFPSVSLCKEIEATASSSVYHCKIGAVDAAAKIRYLDTRSASNDEVKKFEYKLLGEVRMLGALRKHRSIVDTYGHQLSSKWVQVDGDKEYRILQSVILMEYVNGGSLKGYLTKLLKEGKKHVPIDLAYYIAREVACALLELHKKLVVHRDIKSENVLVDLDSKRNAGTPLVKLSDFDRSIPLHSLSHTCCIAHLGTHPPNVCVGTPCWMAPEVLQAMHEKHQYGLEVDIWSFGCFLLEMLTLRIPYQGLADSEIYDLIMRKKQRPRLTQELEAFWTMDEPVTRLKLGITCDADADKLRHLIDLFYQCTRGNASKRPQAEQIYNSLCSLPTCYDMR comes from the exons atGGCCCCGGACTCCTCCGACCCCGACGCCGAAGACCTCCCCGTCCGAAGATCCGACGCCGCCGACGTCGCCGGCAACGTCTGGGACCTCGCCGCCCTCTCCCCACCCCCCTCCGGCGGCCGCGAGATATACATTTACCGCAACACGTACAACCTCGTCCCGCGCTCTTTCGGTGGCGGCGGCCTCAGGTCTCTCAAGTTCTTCGGCAACGATGTGGAGGTGCTCCCCCCGGAGGCCGGGGAGCTGGATGGGCTCGAGAGCCTGCAGGTCAAGGTGTCCGCGCCCAGGGTCTCCGCGGCGCCGCTCCGCCGGATGCGGGCGCTCAAGGAGCTCGAGCTATGCATGGTGCCGCCCAGGCCCTCCTCGTGCTCCATACTGGCCGAGGTCGCAGGGCTTAGGTGCCTCACCAAGCTCACCATATGCCACTTCTCCATTAG GTACCTCCCTCCTGAGATTGGCTCCCTCAGGAACCTCCAAGAACTTGATCTCTCATTCAACAAACTGAAGAACTTGCCTAACTGTGTAACTGAGTTGAGTGCCCTGAAGTTCCTCAAAGTGACCAATAATAAGCTGGTGGATCTACCCTCAGGAATCTCGTCTTTGAGATATCTTGAAAGCCTTGACTTATCAAACAACAGATTGACTTCTCTTGGATCAATTAAACTTGTTTCTATGCTTACACTGCGGTATTTAAATCTCAAG TTTAATAGGCTTTCTCATTCCTACGTGATCCCCTCATGGATATGCTGTGACTTGAGGGCGAATGGTGAGAATGCTACAAAGGGTGGCAAGCTATTGTGTTCAGGTGTAGCAAGCATGAACATTTTAGCAGAATCTAGAACTGCGATTCGCACTTGCGACAGTGCCCTTTCATACTCGCACGAAGAAGCTTCCCCGAATTTGAAACATTATGCCCCACTGAAAATGAAGAAGGGCTGGAAGAGGCAGGATTGCCCGCAACAACGAGCTCGCCAGGAGCGTTTAGATTCAAGCAGGAGCAAGCTCAATGAAAAATGCATTGATGAAATGGCTGTGAACATGGCCGAAGACGAATGCCCTTTTAGTTTGCATGATGTGGAAAACAAATCAGAGATTAAAAGATTTGATGAAGAAATTTCTGTACAAGATACGTTGAAAGAAACGAGTTCTATATCTGAAGACGTATCATCTATAGTCGATGATGACTTGGATGGGCTTATAAAAGATAGTGGCATGATGTTACAGGACCATTATGATGAGGAGAAACCTGGAATAAATATGAGAAATTACCATGATAACAATTCTTGTATCAGCCGAGACCCTACTTGTTTCAGCAGAGGCAGTGTTCACAGTGTTGAAAATGAACTAGAGGATACTGCTTCATCAGCCCACAATGTTGATGAAACTGGTCGAGAGAGCCCTCAAGAGACATCCAAATTTACTCCAAAATCTAAAAGGCACCCTGATATGGATAGCAATCCTAAACCTAGCAAATGCCCAAGACCAATTGATGAATGCTCAAAATTATCATATAAGTACAGTGTGGAATCATTTTGCAGCATAGATGACCATCTACCAGATGGTTTTTATGATGCGGGGCGAGATATGCCCTTCATGTCATTAGAGGAGTACGAAAGGAGTCTTGGATTATATGCACGTGAAGTTATTCTTTTGGACAG AGAACAAGATGAAGAATTGGATGCGATTGCTTCTTCAGCACAATTATTGTTATCTAGTTTGAAAAGGCCAAGCTCTTTTGAAACAGATGAAGATGCTGGCCATGATTTACTGAGGGCATCAGTGCTTGCTTTGTTTGTTTCTGACTGCTTTGGAGGTTGTGATCGAAGTGCTTCTCTTGGGAGAACACGGAGAGCTATCATTAGCTTGAGGAAGGAGCAACCTTTCATTTGTACTTGTTCCGCTGGAAGCATATGCGACAGCAGTGAAGCTTCTAGGCAGACCAATACTCTTTCTGGACAATTTGATTTTACTGGTCTGTGTGATAGATCAATACATATCATCAAGGAAAGGAGAAATTCAGGTATTGTACCAATAGGGGCACTGCGATTTGGTGTTTGTCGGCACCGAGCTGTCCTAATGAAG TATTTGTGTGATCGTGCGGATCCTCCAATTCCTTGTGAGCTTGTGAGAGGTCATCTTGACTACACACCTCATGCTTGGAATGTTGTTCCTGTTAGAAACGGGAATGGCTGGGTAAGGATGATTGTTGATGCATGTTACCCTACCAATATAAAAGAAGAGACAGATCCAGAGTACTTTTGCAG GTATGTTCCGCTCAGTCGACTTCACATTacacttgatgatgatggcTATACTCCTCGGTGTTCCTTCCCTTCTGTCTCGCTATGCAAAGAAATTGAAGCTACAGCTTCTAGTTCCGTCTATCACTGTAAAATTGGTGCAGTTGATGCTGCAGCGAAg ATAAGATATCTAGATACCCGCAGTGCGTCAAATGATGAAGTTAAAAAATTTGAATACAAGCTTCTTGGGGAAGTAAGAATGCTGGGTGCTCTAAGGAAGCACAGATCCATAGTGGACACATATGGACACCAACTTTCTTCTAAATGGGTTCAAGTTGATGGTGATAAAGAATATAGGATATTACAGTCTGTGATTTTAATGGAGTATGTGAATGGAGGTTCTCTTAAG GGCTATTTGACAAAGCTACTGAAAGAGGGCAAGAAGCATGTACCCATTGACCTGGCATATTACATTGCTCGGGAAGTTGCTTGTGCATTGTTGGAGCTGCACAAGAAACTTGTTGTTCACCGGGACATAAAAAGTGAGAATGTTTTGGTTGATCTGGATTCTAAGAGGAATGCAGGCACACCATTAGTCAAACTCTCTGATTTTGACAGATCCATTCCTTTGCATTCTTTGTCCCATACATGCTGTATAGCCCACCTTGGTACACATCCACCCAATGTTTGTGTTGGGACACCTTGTTGGATGGCTCCAGAGGTTCTTCAGGCCATGCACGAGAAACATCAATATGGGCTG GAAGTGGATATCTGGTCATTTGGATGTTTTTTATTGGAGATGCTTACACTTCGGATACCCTACCAGGGACTAGCTGACTCAGAAATATATGATCTCATAATG AGGAAGAAACAAAGGCCAAGGCTAACTCAGGAATTAGAAGCATTCTGGACAATGGATGAGCCAGTTACGAGGCTGAAGTTGGGGATCACATGTGATGCTGATGCGGATAAACTAAGACATCTAATAGATCTCTTCTACCAGTGTACCAGAGGAAATGCATCCAAGCGCCCCCAAGCTGAGCAAATTTACAACTCATTGTGCTCCTTACCCACATGTTATGACATGAGGTGA